TGCGCCCGGAACTGGTGGTAGACCTCACCTTGCCCGAAGGCGCATCCATGCAGGCCACGGACACCCAGGCCAAAAAGTTTATCAACGCCATTTCCAACAATCCGAACATTGACCATTTTGCCTGTTATGTGGGCTCAGGCGGACCGCGTTTCATACTCACCTTTGAACCGGTGATGCCCCAGTCCAATTTTGCCCAGTTTATCATCGTGGCCAAAGGACTTAATGAACGAAAACAGCTTGAAACCCAAATTAAAGCCCTTTTGGAGAATAACTTTCCCAATGTCCGGGGCCATATGCAGACCCTCCAGATGGGGCCGCCGGAGCCCTACCCCGTGATGTTGCGGGTATCAGGTAAAGACTACACCAAGGTCCGTCAAATTGCGGGCCAGGTTAGAGATGTCATGGCCGCAGACCCGGATTTGCGACAAATCAATTTCAACTGGTATGAAAAGACTAAAAAGCTTCAATTGAACGTGGACCAGGACAAGGCCAGGATGCTTGGGGTCACAAGTTCCGACCTGGCCCTGGCTATCCAGTCCCAGCTCTCGGGTATCCCGGTCAGTGAATTCAGACAAAGGGATAAAACCGTTGATATCGTGTTGCGCCTGTCTGCAGAAGACCGGCAGAATTTGGATGATATCCGGACTCTTCCAATCCATGTGGGCCACGGCAGAACCATTCCCCTGGAACAGATTGCCGATATCCGTTTCGGCATGGAAGAGGGCCAGATCTGGCGCCGCGACCTTCTGCCCACCATTACGGTGCAGGCGGATACGGTGGCCGGAGTCACCGGCAACGATGCCAGCCAGAACGTGTATGAATCACTGAAATCTGTCCGGGAAAGCCTGCCGGCCGGATATACCATTGAGATCGGCGGCCTTTCGGAACAAAGCAAAAAATCCACGGGCCATATTCTTGAGATGGTGCCGGCCATGTTCATGATCATTGTGATCCTTTTGATGATCCAGTTGCAAAATATATCCAACATGATCCTTACCCTTTTGACGGCACCTTTGGGATTGATGGGGGTAATTGCCTCACTTCTGATTTTTGATATGCCCATGGGCTTTTTAGCACAGCTCGGCATTCTGGCCCTGTCAGGCATCATCATACGCAACTCGGTGATTCTCATGGACCAGATTGACCGGCAGGTGGCTGCCGGCGAGAACCGCTACCATGCCATTATCAGGGCAACGGTGTTTCGGTTCAGGCCCATTATGCTCACAGCGGCGGCCGCAATCCTGGGGATGTTGCCTTTGGCCGTGGACAAATTCTGGGCCCCCATGGCTATCAGCATCGGCGGCGGACTTTTGGGGGCCACCATCCTGACGCTGTTTGTACTTCCCTGCATGGTGGCGGCCTGGTATCGGGTAAAAGAAGATTAGAAAGGATCTAAACAGCAAAAGGTTCCTGGAACAAATTAGCGGAAAGGTCCAGGGGCATTTGGAAAACGTCTCCTTTTTCCTGGGTACTGGCGTGGTCCAAAAGCCGCAGATGCCCTTTTTCCATAACAAGTATCCGGTCTCCAAGTTCCCGGGCTTCGTGCAGGTCATGAGTGACAAATAAGGTGGTCAAACCGAACTGCTGCTGAACCCGTTTAAATTGTTTGCGCAGATACCGGGCCGTCCGGTAATCCAGGTGGGACAATGGCTCGTCCAGCAACAGAAGATCCGGTTTGCCCGCCATGGCCCTGGCCATGGCCACCCGCTGTTTTTCGCCGCCGCTGATCTGACCCGGGTAGCTTTGGGCCAGGTCTGTTATCCGAAACAACTCAAGAAGAGTATTGATTTCTTCCAAAAGCTGCTTTTTTTTGAGCCGCAGAGGCTTTATGGCGATTTTCAAATTCTGAAATACGGTCATGTGAGGAAAGAGATAAAGATCCTGAAACAGATAACCAATTTTACGACGGTGGGACGGCAAGGTATGGACCGCTTTACCGCCCAGCAACACCTGCCCGGTGTGGGGAATAAAGCCTGCCAGGACATTCAAAAGGGAGGATTTACCGGCACCGGACGGCCCGATAAGGACCATCAATTCACCTTTTTTAATTTCAAGAAGGTCTACAGAGACAAACCGGGACACAAGATTTTTTACAACCAAATGATTCATACCATATCTCCTTTTTTCCGCGTCCTTAGTAATGCAAGGCTTTTTGACGTACACCCAGCCATTTAAGGGCCATGAACAAGACGACCCCAAGGCAGATCAAAAGCCAGGCACAGGTCACAGCCAGTTCAATCTCTCCGCTGGTTAGATTCAGGTAAACTGCAATGGGCAAGGTCTCGGTTCTCATCCGGGATGCCCCGGCAACCATCAGGGTGGCACCGAACTCTCCCAAAGTCCTGGCCCAGGCCAGAACTGCCCCGGCAAGGATGCCGCTGCGGGCCATGGGCAGAACAATAAGACAGAAGACCCGGATATCGGACAGCCCCAGCATGGCACCAGCCTGCTCATATTTTACGTCAATGCTTTCAAAAGTGGCGCGTACACTTCTGATAATAAGGGGCGTGGCAATGAAGGTCTGAGCCAGAACAGCGCCTGCCGGGGTAAACAGGAAATCGATACCGGCCTTTTGCAGCCACTGTCCGGCAATATTGGGCCCCAGGAGAAAAAGCAGGCCCATGCCGGTAACCAGCGGTGTCATGACCATGGGTATATCCAACAACGAATCCACGATAAATTTACCGGAAAATGTCCGCCTGGCCATGAGGTAGGCCACCGGAAGGCCAAGCACCATGGCGATCCCCACCGACGAGACTGAAGTGGTCAAACTTAAGTTAAGTGCAAACCGGGCCTCTTTGGTTAAAAGAATCTGAAAAATATCGAAAAGCCCCACCTGGGCCGCCAGGGCGTATAAAACGCCCAGAACCCCAAGGCAGCAGATGACAAGAATGCAGTAAAACAGCCGGATCATCTGGGCAGAGCCATAAACCCAGACCTTGTGAAATAAGCCGTACCCTCAGGACTTGAGGCAAATGCTTTGAACTGTTCCGCCAAGGCGGCATCTTTTGCGGTCTTCAATACGGCGATGCCGATGGTCTCCGGGGTGTAATATGTTATGGGGATGTCGTATATATCCAGGGCATCCTGGTGCATGAATGCATTGGCCCGAGCCACAATGGCGGCATCCACAGCACCCTGCACCACATAAAGGGTGAGCTGATTGACTGTGGCGCCATAGACAACCACATTGTCCAGGAATTGTTTTTCAAGGCCCGCATTTTTAATAATTTCCATGCTGGTACGCCCCAGGGCCATTGCCTTGGGATCGCCCATGGCCAGTTTGATGTCCGGTGCGGTCATATCTTCCAGGGTTTTAACGGCATGGTTCCCTTTCTTGTTTACGGCAATCACAGGGGTGTGCAGAACCACCCGACTGTCCGAAAGAACCATCCCCTTTTCCTTGAGTTTATCGATATAAAAATAGGAACCCGGCATAAACAGATCCCCCCGCAGGACAATCTGGTACTTGACCATCTGCTTGCCTGATCCGCCATAGTCCACGATCACCTTGTGCCCGGTCTCTTGTTCGAATTGTGCAATGATTTTATCCGTAGGTTTTCTCAATCCGGCGCCGGCATAGAGGAAAAGCTCATCGGCTCCTGCTTCAAGTATAAACAAAAAAGAAATGCCAATGATCATCAGCCCCGGCAACAGTTTTTGCATCTTAAACTCTCCTGCACTAAAATTAACAAACATAGGCTATATGTGTATCAATGACAAGTATACGCGTCAATACATTTTTAATTATTACATAAATGACAAAATTGTGCCATTTTGTATATTGGTTAAGCAAAAAAAATCAGGAAGAGAGTCCGGAAGAGACAGGTTAAGGCAGATCATGGTTACGGGCATCCCAAAGTCCAAAATGGCGAAATTTTTTTTGTAGGTAATTATTGACCGGCGGGCCGGTATTTATTGCGAATAACTTCATCGGGAGACCGGACAAAATGAATATTTCGCTTGATCAAACTCCAGTACGATAGTAAAGTTTGCGGGGTACAGTTATATCATCGGCTTCTAATTAATCAACGGTCCGTCGCCAGTGACACGGGACTGTGAAATCCATGAAGGGTGGGTACAGTGATTCGTCTGATCGTTCCTATTTCATTCAGTTTGACCCTTATCGCGTTTTCCCCTATTTTTTCCCTTGCAGCCGGCGGGGAACTGCCTGGAAGTTCTCTGTTCGCAGCCATGCAATACACCCAAGAAAAAAATCCAAAGATCCTGACGGCAAAGGAGAGTGTCCGTGCATATGAAGCAACGCTCAGGTCAGAAAAAAGACAATGGTTGCCCGGCGTTTCCCTTGGTGCGACCAGTGAGAGTGGCGATGATTCCTATGCCTATGTGCGGGTGCAGCAGCCCCTGTGGCTGGGGGGACGAATTAAAAATGCCGTTGAAATGGCGGAACGCCAGTTGGACCTATCTGAAACACAATTAATCAAGGTCCAGCGGGAGTTGATGGAACAAACCGTTATTGCTTACACCACCGTGACCGGTTTGACGGAACAGCTTAAGGCGGCCCGATTAAACGTCGATGAACATAAGCGGTTCCTGGATTGGATTTCCCGCCGTACGAAAGGGAAAATCGCGGCTGAGGCCGATGTGCAGCTTGCCCGGTCCCGGTATTCCCAGGCGATGCTGACACAGGAGGACTTGAAAGGCCAGTACCAGACGGCCCTCAATGACCTGTACGCATTGACCCGAACCCCCATGGCTCAGTTTGAACCGGTGCCCCGGGAATTGCTGGACTTGCCCGGCCACGCCCGGGTGGAGGCAGAGGTGAGTGATGAGTCCCCCCGGATCAGGATGGCATCCCTGGAGATCGACAGCGCCCGGATTAACCGCCTCATCAGCCGATCCGAATGGTACCCACAGGTTTACGGCCGCCTGGACCAGGACCTTTACGATAAGGAAGGCACCACCAGCCAGCAGCGGGACACCACCTTTGCCCTGGTTGTGCAAAGCGTACTGGACGGAGGCGGGTTCCGCACCCTTGAACAGGTGAGGGCTGCCGAGGCCCGGGTCCGGGCCGCACAAATGCAGTCTGATGCGGAAAAAAACGAAGTCTGCCGCGCCACCCGGTCCCTGCTGACGGACCGGGACATGGTCCGGCAACTGACGCAATTATACGGTTCCCTGGTCCAGTCCACGAGCCAGACCCTGTCCTCCTATACACGGCAGTACGAGGCTGGCAGCAAAAGCTGGCTGGACCTGCTCAATGTCCAGCGGGAGCACGCCAATGCCCGGCTCTCCCTAGCCCAGGTCAATGCCCGGTATGAGCAGACCTGCCTGAGACTGGCCGTTCAAATGGGGCGGCTGGACAGCCAGAGCGGCCTTACCCAATGATTGAGCAATCCGGCGTAGTTTCCGCGGAACAGGAACAGGCCCCTTTGGTCCTGACCGTGCCCATCACTCCTCTGGTCCTGGGACGGCTCATGAAAAAAAACGGGCTATCTGTTTCTCCCGGTGCCCTGGCAAATTCCTGCGATACGTTCCAGCCCAAGGGGGCGCGTATACGGCCGGTGGAGCGTCTCACCGGGATT
Above is a window of uncultured Desulfobacter sp. DNA encoding:
- a CDS encoding TolC family protein, with the protein product MIRLIVPISFSLTLIAFSPIFSLAAGGELPGSSLFAAMQYTQEKNPKILTAKESVRAYEATLRSEKRQWLPGVSLGATSESGDDSYAYVRVQQPLWLGGRIKNAVEMAERQLDLSETQLIKVQRELMEQTVIAYTTVTGLTEQLKAARLNVDEHKRFLDWISRRTKGKIAAEADVQLARSRYSQAMLTQEDLKGQYQTALNDLYALTRTPMAQFEPVPRELLDLPGHARVEAEVSDESPRIRMASLEIDSARINRLISRSEWYPQVYGRLDQDLYDKEGTTSQQRDTTFALVVQSVLDGGGFRTLEQVRAAEARVRAAQMQSDAEKNEVCRATRSLLTDRDMVRQLTQLYGSLVQSTSQTLSSYTRQYEAGSKSWLDLLNVQREHANARLSLAQVNARYEQTCLRLAVQMGRLDSQSGLTQ
- a CDS encoding ATP-binding cassette domain-containing protein; amino-acid sequence: MNHLVVKNLVSRFVSVDLLEIKKGELMVLIGPSGAGKSSLLNVLAGFIPHTGQVLLGGKAVHTLPSHRRKIGYLFQDLYLFPHMTVFQNLKIAIKPLRLKKKQLLEEINTLLELFRITDLAQSYPGQISGGEKQRVAMARAMAGKPDLLLLDEPLSHLDYRTARYLRKQFKRVQQQFGLTTLFVTHDLHEARELGDRILVMEKGHLRLLDHASTQEKGDVFQMPLDLSANLFQEPFAV
- the modA gene encoding molybdate ABC transporter substrate-binding protein — its product is MQKLLPGLMIIGISFLFILEAGADELFLYAGAGLRKPTDKIIAQFEQETGHKVIVDYGGSGKQMVKYQIVLRGDLFMPGSYFYIDKLKEKGMVLSDSRVVLHTPVIAVNKKGNHAVKTLEDMTAPDIKLAMGDPKAMALGRTSMEIIKNAGLEKQFLDNVVVYGATVNQLTLYVVQGAVDAAIVARANAFMHQDALDIYDIPITYYTPETIGIAVLKTAKDAALAEQFKAFASSPEGTAYFTRSGFMALPR
- a CDS encoding ABC transporter permease; translated protein: MIRLFYCILVICCLGVLGVLYALAAQVGLFDIFQILLTKEARFALNLSLTTSVSSVGIAMVLGLPVAYLMARRTFSGKFIVDSLLDIPMVMTPLVTGMGLLFLLGPNIAGQWLQKAGIDFLFTPAGAVLAQTFIATPLIIRSVRATFESIDVKYEQAGAMLGLSDIRVFCLIVLPMARSGILAGAVLAWARTLGEFGATLMVAGASRMRTETLPIAVYLNLTSGEIELAVTCAWLLICLGVVLFMALKWLGVRQKALHY